DNA from Thermoproteota archaeon:
CCCGATCAATGGACCAATCCGATCGACTGACCAGCTGCTCTCACCTAGCATCAGCTTGCGTGAGCTTCCCTACCCAAGGATCGCTGAGAGAGGTTCCAACGGGACAGCTGTCCATTCGCTGCGAGATAGGCTATAACACCCTGATCCAGTACCTCCTGGCGTCATCGACCACAACGCTTCCCCTCCTGAGCTCCTCCGGAGTGAGAGGTATGACTTCCAGCGGAGGAGTAATCTTGAGCCTCCAAGATATCTCGTTCACTAGATCCAGCCTCTCGGTGAACTTCATGTCCCTGAAATCAGAAGAGACGATTATCAGGTCTACATCGCTCTCCCTCACCCAATCCCCCCGGGCATAGCTCCCAAACAAATATGCCTCCTCGATGTCGATCACCTTCCGAAGCTCGGTCAAGAAGGTCCTGATGGATCTAATCACCCTCTCCGGAACGGATGTAGCTCTCGACGTGGCTGATCACCTCCTCCG
Protein-coding regions in this window:
- a CDS encoding nucleotidyltransferase domain-containing protein, with protein sequence MIRSIRTFLTELRKVIDIEEAYLFGSYARGDWVRESDVDLIIVSSDFRDMKFTERLDLVNEISWRLKITPPLEVIPLTPEELRRGSVVVDDARRYWIRVL